One segment of Podarcis muralis chromosome 17, rPodMur119.hap1.1, whole genome shotgun sequence DNA contains the following:
- the PLAA gene encoding phospholipase A-2-activating protein: MAAAGGTYRLRCSLVGHELDVRGLSCSPFPAGSFVSVSRDRTARLWAPDSLNRGFTEVHCMSGHSNFVSCVCVIPPSELYPRGLIATGSNDNNICIFALDNSAPLYVLKGHKNTVCSLSSGKFGTLLSGSWDTTAKVWLNDKCMMTLQGHTAAVWAVKILPEQGLMLTGSADKTIKLWKAGRCERTFTGHEDCVRGLAILSETEFLSCANDASIRKWQVSGECLEVYYGHTNYIYCISVFPQSKDFVTTSEDRSLRIWRKGECTQTIRLPAQSIWCCCVLDNGDLVVGASDGIIRVFTESLERTANLEEIQAFENELSQAKIDPQTADLGDISVDELPGREHLDEPGTRDGQTRLIKSNGKVEAYQWSAGEGRWMKIGDVVGSSGATQQTSGKVLFEGREYDYVFTIDVNEGGPSHKLPYNISDDPWLTAYNFLQKNDLNPMFLDQVAKFIIDNTKGQTLGPTNAEFSDPFTGGGRYVPGSSSESREGLPAADPFTGTGCYVPGSAPAAPASGADPFTGTGAYKLTIPKNENIYFPKKEAVAFDQANPTQIMGKLKELNRSAPAEQQLTEDDLDLLEKMLSITCNTSSEAPTAQQLQTLWKAINWPNDIVFPALDILRLSIRHPSVNESFCSEKDGLQFSSHLIQFLNPGGKQANQMLALRILCNCFIHPVGQKLMMSQGDLIMSQAIELKISSNKNIHIALATLALNYAVCLHKINNIEGKAQCLSVISTVMEIVQDLEAIFRLLVALGTLISGDSDAVQLAKSLGVDSQIKKYSSVSEPAKVNECCRLVLNLL; encoded by the exons TCTCAACAGAGGATTTACGGAAGTGCACTGCATGAGCGGCCATTCAAATTttgtttcttgtgtgtgtgtcatcCCTCCAAGCGAGCTTTATCCACGTGGATTAATTGCCACCGGCAGTAATGACAACAACATTTGCATTTTCGCTTTGGACAACTCTGCACCTCTGTACGTCCTTAAGGGTCATAAAAACACAG TTTGCAGCCTCTCCTCTGGGAAGTTTGGCACCCTGCTTAGTGGCTCGTGGGATACGACAGCCAAAGTCTGGTTGAATGACAAATGCATGATGACACTACAG GGCCACACTGCAGCAGTATGGGCTGTGAAGATATTACCTGAACAAGGATTAATGTTGACTGGTTCGGCTGACAAAACTATTAAGCTGTGGAAGGCAGGTCGATGCGAGAGAACTTTTACTG GACATGAAGACTGTGTAAGGGGCTTAGCCATTTTAAGCGAGACAGAGTTTCTTTCTTGTGCAAACGACGCCAGCATTCGAAAGTGGCAGGTATCGGGAGAGTGTCTTGAGGTTTACTATGGCCACACCAATTATATATACTGCATATCGGTCTTCCCGCAAAGTAAAG ATTTTGTGACTACTAGCGAAGACCGATCGCTCAGGATCTGGAGAAAGGGGGAATGCACACAGACAATCAGACTTCCAGCTCAATCCATCTGGTGTTGTTGTGTGTTGGACAACGGGGACCTTGTCGTTGGAGCAAG TGATGGCATTATCAGAGTGTTCACTGAGTCTTTGGAGCGCACAGCAAATCTGGAGGAGATCCAGGCTTTTGAAAACGAACTTTCTCAAGCAAAAATTGATCCTCAAACTGCTGATTTAGGGGACATCAGTGTTGATGAGCTTCCTGGGAGAGAGCATTTGGATGAACCAG GTACGAGAGATGGACAAACGAGACTTATTAAAAGTAATGGGAAAGTTGAAGCTTATCAGTGGAGCGCTGGCGAAGGGAGGTGGATGAAGATCGGCGATGTTGTCGGTTCATCAGGAGCCACACAGCAGACGTCTGGAAAGGTTTTATTTGAAGGAAGG gaATACGACTATGTTTTTACTATTGATGTGAATGAAGGCGGGCCCTCTCACAAGCTGCCCTACAACATCAGTGATGATCCCTGGCTGACGGCATACAACTTCTTGCAGAAGAATGATCTAAATCCAATGTTCCTGGACCAGGTGGCCAAATTCATAATAGATAACACCAAAGGGCAAACGCTGGGACCCACGAACGCGGAATTTTCAGATCCTTTCACAG GTGGTGGCCGCTACGTTCCAGGTTCTTCCTCAGAGTCCAGGGAAGGGCTCCCAGCTGCAGATCCGTTTACAG GTACAGGTTGCTACGTCCCAGGTTCAGCTCCTGCAGCTCCTGCAAGCGGAGCTGATCCATTTACAG GGACGGGTGCCTACAAATTAACTATacctaaaaatgaaaatatttattttccaaaGAAGGAAGCTGTTGCTTTTGATCAGGCCAACCCTACACAAATAATGG GCAAACTGAAAGAACTTAACAGAAGTGCCCCTGCTGAACAGCAGTTAACTGAAGATGATTTAGATCTTCTGGAGAAGATGCTCTCTATAACCTGCAACACCTCCTCTGAAGCTCCCACAGCCCAGCAACTGCAAACTTTGTGGAAGGCAATTAACTGGCCAAATG ACATTGTCTTTCCAGCGCTCGATATCCTTCGGTTATCCATCAGGCATCCCAGCGTGAACGAAAGCTTCTGCAGCGAGAAGGATGGCCTACAGTTCAGCAGCCACCTGATCCAATTCCTGAACCCCGGAGGAAAGcaagccaaccagatgctggcCCTTAGAATTTTGTGCAACTGTTTTATCCACCCAGTTGGCCAGAAGCTCATGATGTCACAGGGGGACTTGATAATGTCCCAGGCAATAGAGCTGAAAATAAGCAGCAATAAGAACATTCACATTGCATTAGCCACCCTGGCTCTGAACTACGCTGTCTGTTTACATAAAATTAATAACATTGAGGGGAAAGCTCAGTGCTTATCAGTGATCAGCACAGTCATGGAAATTGTGCAAGACCTCGAAGCTATCTTTAGACTACTTGTGGCTCTTGGGACATTGATCAGTGGTGATTCAGATGCTGTACAGTTAGCTAAGTCTCTGGGGGTTGATTCTCAAATTAAGAAATATTCCTCTGTATCGGAACCGGCTAAGGTAAACGAATGCTGTAGGTTGGTGCTTAACTTGCTCTAA